The following proteins are encoded in a genomic region of Gimesia algae:
- a CDS encoding glycosyltransferase family 87 protein — MLKSLLADKNRFWQSVVITLGVVIAIIQFVQIAKKNPGDFHLHWRSGELIATEQFVYLNNHNYPYPPFWGFVHAPLASFSMQTAYLLIYPIFFISLFLLIWVLNRLSETHFPLMRNHLFWVVTAAIFLCSRYLIRDMLECGVNLALVALSWLGVYFWSRKKELWGSLPLGFAMALKCTPSLFWVYFILKREWKMASYTFLAAAFFTLSPMFKLGYTEFRKSFEYWGNTVAKSMEESDPSRWMGGEIPLANMSFKPSLSRYLMHFPEGHEARLDSPLYIDFLDLSPQTTGRVIKVMLLCFLIFIGWKFRRHYEDRDDERILWECAIISIMILLYSPVTWGQHCVGIFPGVYLLIRCATSRQNFTQPLKLGIGLFVFLILILNRTFIGKFYSEVMSTYHIATFLFLGIIFFLLKRHENVTRREALKENQSTPET; from the coding sequence GTGCTGAAATCGCTGCTGGCTGATAAGAATCGCTTCTGGCAAAGCGTGGTGATTACGCTGGGAGTCGTCATTGCGATCATTCAGTTTGTCCAGATTGCGAAAAAAAATCCGGGTGATTTTCATTTACACTGGCGCTCGGGTGAACTGATTGCGACAGAGCAGTTTGTCTATCTCAATAATCACAATTATCCCTACCCTCCCTTCTGGGGATTCGTGCATGCGCCGCTGGCCAGCTTCTCGATGCAGACGGCTTATCTGCTGATCTACCCGATTTTTTTTATCTCTTTGTTTCTGTTGATCTGGGTGTTAAATCGCTTGAGCGAAACTCATTTTCCTCTAATGCGGAACCACCTGTTCTGGGTCGTCACCGCGGCAATTTTTCTGTGTAGCCGCTACCTGATCAGGGACATGCTGGAATGTGGGGTGAACCTGGCCTTAGTCGCGCTCTCGTGGCTGGGTGTTTACTTCTGGAGCAGGAAAAAAGAATTGTGGGGCAGTCTCCCACTGGGCTTTGCCATGGCGCTCAAGTGCACGCCTAGCCTGTTCTGGGTCTATTTCATTCTCAAACGGGAATGGAAGATGGCCAGCTACACCTTTCTGGCGGCTGCTTTTTTCACACTCTCCCCCATGTTCAAACTGGGTTATACAGAGTTTCGTAAATCATTTGAGTACTGGGGGAATACCGTCGCGAAAAGCATGGAAGAATCCGATCCTTCCCGCTGGATGGGGGGAGAGATTCCACTGGCCAACATGTCGTTCAAACCCTCACTGTCCCGTTATCTGATGCATTTTCCCGAGGGGCACGAAGCCCGTCTGGATTCTCCCCTGTATATTGATTTCCTGGATCTTTCGCCACAAACCACAGGTCGAGTCATTAAAGTTATGCTGCTCTGTTTCCTGATCTTTATAGGGTGGAAATTTCGCAGGCATTACGAAGACCGTGACGACGAACGCATTCTATGGGAGTGCGCCATCATCTCGATTATGATTCTGCTGTATTCTCCCGTCACCTGGGGACAGCATTGTGTCGGAATTTTTCCGGGTGTGTACCTGCTGATCCGTTGTGCCACCAGTCGTCAGAACTTTACACAGCCTTTGAAACTCGGGATCGGGCTGTTTGTGTTTCTGATCCTGATTTTAAACCGCACGTTTATCGGCAAGTTTTACAGTGAGGTGATGAGCACGTATCACATCGCGACGTTTCTCTTTCTCGGCATCATCTTTTTTCTACTGAAGCGTCACGAAAATGTAACACGGAGGGAAGCTTTGAAAGAGAATCAGTCGACACCTGAAACTTAA